Proteins encoded together in one Methanobrevibacter millerae window:
- a CDS encoding HemK2/MTQ2 family protein methyltransferase, with protein MTFKINTHENVYIPAEDSYLLAENLEIKQGQSFLEIGTGSGIVAMYASKLTDKVTATDINFDAVTLAEENFKANGIDNIELLFGNLFEPVKNRKFDVIVFNTPYLPTEEGDVIEDNLNYAFDGGLNGRKVIDLFLNEVKNHLNEGGIVQLIQSSLSDNDETLNRLDELGFIAEIAKKEHYFFEDIVLINGYLI; from the coding sequence ATGACTTTTAAAATCAATACACACGAAAACGTTTACATTCCGGCTGAAGACAGCTACCTGCTTGCTGAAAACTTAGAAATTAAGCAAGGCCAAAGCTTTCTGGAAATCGGAACGGGCTCCGGAATAGTTGCAATGTACGCTTCAAAACTGACAGATAAGGTAACGGCCACCGACATTAATTTTGATGCCGTCACACTGGCTGAGGAAAATTTCAAGGCCAACGGAATCGACAACATTGAACTGCTCTTTGGAAATCTCTTTGAGCCCGTGAAAAATAGAAAGTTTGATGTAATTGTATTCAATACTCCATATCTACCTACCGAAGAAGGTGATGTTATTGAAGACAATTTAAATTATGCATTTGACGGTGGATTAAATGGTAGGAAAGTTATCGATCTTTTTTTAAATGAAGTGAAAAATCATTTAAATGAGGGTGGAATTGTGCAGCTGATTCAGTCTTCATTATCTGACAATGATGAAACATTAAACAGGCTGGATGAACTGGGGTTCATAGCTGAAATTGCAAAAAAAGAACATTATTTCTTTGAAGATATAGTATTGATAAACGGATATTTGATATAA
- the dapF gene encoding diaminopimelate epimerase — protein sequence MVDLKGLKFSKMHGIGNDFPIIDESKGEVIPESDKPEACRILCHRNFGVGGDGVLFVEPSDVADIGYRMFNPDGSEAEMCGNGIRCFGDFVYRKGILKQEKMTVETRAGIKTIEITLDGDEPVLFKVDMGTSTFKTPEIPMTSDKEEFIDGELEVLDTTFNLTAISVGNPHAIIFVDDVDAVDINKYGPAIEAHEVFPEKINVHFVEVISENEGKMITWERGAGVTLACGTGATSTAISGYKQGLFADNILLHLPGGDLNFTVYEEGDELGAFMEGPAELVFDGEF from the coding sequence ATGGTAGATTTAAAAGGATTAAAATTTTCTAAAATGCACGGTATCGGAAACGATTTCCCTATAATCGACGAATCAAAAGGGGAAGTCATTCCCGAATCTGACAAACCGGAAGCATGCAGAATATTATGCCACAGAAACTTCGGTGTCGGCGGTGACGGTGTTCTTTTTGTAGAACCCTCTGACGTTGCAGATATCGGTTACAGGATGTTCAACCCTGACGGAAGCGAAGCTGAAATGTGCGGTAATGGTATCAGATGCTTCGGTGACTTTGTCTACAGAAAAGGCATCTTAAAACAGGAAAAGATGACCGTTGAAACCAGAGCAGGAATCAAAACCATTGAAATTACTTTAGACGGCGATGAACCTGTATTATTCAAAGTGGACATGGGCACATCAACATTCAAGACTCCTGAAATACCTATGACCTCTGATAAAGAGGAATTCATCGACGGCGAACTTGAAGTATTGGATACAACATTCAATTTAACGGCCATAAGCGTCGGAAATCCTCACGCAATCATTTTCGTAGATGATGTGGATGCCGTTGACATTAACAAATACGGTCCGGCCATCGAAGCGCATGAAGTATTTCCAGAAAAGATCAACGTTCACTTTGTTGAAGTCATAAGCGAAAACGAAGGAAAAATGATTACTTGGGAGCGCGGAGCAGGTGTTACCCTTGCATGCGGTACGGGCGCAACGTCCACAGCAATTTCCGGATATAAACAGGGACTTTTCGCTGATAATATTCTTCTTCATTTGCCTGGAGGTGACTTGAACTTCACCGTCTATGAAGAGGGTGACGAATTGGGAGCCTTCATGGAAGGACCCGCAGAGCTTGTTTTTGATGGAGAATTCTAA
- the lysA gene encoding diaminopimelate decarboxylase translates to MDLNIKVNDKNHLDIGGADAVDIAEEFGTPTYVIDENRIRDNYNRFYNAFTKYYPDFKVFYACKANTNLAVMKILESEGCSIDAVSPGEVYIAKKVGFDGSRILFTGNNITNDELKFVHDEGVVLNIDSVSALKRLAKIVDPEGLKISFRVNPMVGAGHHDHCITGGVMSKFGIMDNEAVEVYTLAKELGFNPIGMHSHIGSGILDPEPFKLAIESTMDIAGKVHQETGIDFEFVDFGGGVGIPYTPEENIVDLDKFAEVNVGLFKEKIEEYDMASPTMYLEPGRYLVGDASVLLVTVNSLKQSYRKFIGVDAGFHTLLRPAMYDSYHHIVDASKMDAPNTQDVDIAGNVCESGDLFARDRPMPDVEEGDVLGILNAGAYGFTMSSNYNSRPLTSEVLVTDGKCSLVRERQNFEDLLDKQIIPDHLK, encoded by the coding sequence ATGGATTTAAATATAAAAGTCAATGATAAAAACCACCTTGATATCGGTGGAGCAGATGCAGTAGATATTGCAGAAGAATTTGGAACTCCAACCTATGTTATTGATGAAAATAGGATAAGGGACAATTACAACAGATTTTACAATGCATTTACCAAATACTATCCTGATTTCAAAGTGTTTTATGCATGTAAAGCCAATACCAACCTCGCTGTAATGAAAATTTTGGAAAGCGAAGGTTGTTCAATTGATGCGGTTTCACCGGGTGAAGTCTACATTGCCAAAAAAGTGGGCTTCGACGGAAGCAGAATCCTCTTTACCGGTAACAACATCACAAACGACGAATTGAAATTTGTCCATGATGAAGGTGTAGTCTTAAACATCGATTCAGTCTCAGCGCTCAAAAGACTTGCCAAAATCGTAGACCCTGAAGGATTGAAAATCTCATTCAGAGTAAACCCAATGGTCGGTGCGGGACACCACGACCACTGTATTACCGGGGGAGTAATGAGTAAATTCGGTATTATGGACAATGAGGCCGTTGAAGTTTATACCTTAGCTAAAGAACTTGGATTCAACCCAATCGGTATGCATTCCCACATAGGTTCAGGAATTCTAGATCCGGAACCGTTCAAATTGGCAATCGAGTCAACAATGGACATTGCAGGAAAAGTGCACCAGGAAACCGGAATTGACTTTGAATTCGTTGATTTCGGAGGCGGTGTCGGAATCCCATACACTCCGGAAGAAAACATCGTTGATCTCGATAAATTTGCTGAAGTCAACGTAGGATTATTCAAAGAAAAAATAGAAGAGTATGACATGGCTTCACCTACAATGTATCTTGAACCTGGAAGATACCTGGTCGGAGATGCAAGCGTTCTTTTAGTAACCGTAAACAGCCTGAAACAAAGCTACAGAAAATTCATCGGCGTAGATGCAGGTTTCCACACCCTTTTAAGGCCGGCAATGTATGATTCATACCACCATATCGTTGATGCAAGCAAAATGGACGCTCCTAATACCCAAGATGTTGACATTGCAGGTAACGTATGCGAATCCGGAGACCTCTTTGCACGTGACAGGCCAATGCCGGACGTTGAAGAAGGCGATGTCTTAGGTATATTGAATGCCGGAGCATACGGTTTTACAATGTCTTCAAACTACAATTCAAGACCGTTAACTTCAGAAGTATTGGTAACTGACGGAAAATGCAGTTTAGTACGTGAAAGACAAAACTTTGAAGATTTATTGGATAAACAAATAATTCCTGATCATTTAAAATAA
- a CDS encoding NUDIX hydrolase, protein MEKPYGLTMRGVVKNSKGEILVLRRHPKSKTNPHKWELPGGKIEKGEFFDEAFIREIKEETALDVKVGDFCEAVQDDYPHKRTVQLIMYAENIEGEVKISDEHDNWMWAAIDEIKSLDITSSLEKIIEKKNFEI, encoded by the coding sequence ATGGAAAAACCATATGGACTTACAATGCGAGGCGTGGTTAAAAACAGTAAAGGTGAGATTCTGGTTTTGAGAAGGCATCCCAAATCAAAAACGAATCCCCACAAGTGGGAGCTTCCCGGCGGGAAAATAGAAAAGGGCGAGTTCTTTGATGAGGCATTTATTCGTGAAATTAAGGAAGAAACTGCGCTGGACGTGAAGGTTGGAGATTTCTGTGAAGCCGTACAGGACGATTATCCCCACAAAAGGACAGTTCAGCTGATAATGTATGCTGAAAATATTGAAGGTGAGGTGAAAATCAGCGATGAGCATGACAACTGGATGTGGGCAGCTATTGATGAGATTAAAAGCCTTGATATAACGTCATCTCTTGAAAAGATAATAGAAAAAAAGAATTTTGAAATTTAA
- a CDS encoding SPFH domain-containing protein, with the protein MLFELLLIIIVLVIFGLKSVKILRPYEKGVIERLGKYNRTADSGIVLLIPFIEKIVKVDLREQVVDVPPQEVITKDNTVVVVDCVIFYEVVDAFNATYNVVNFYQAITKLAQTNLRNIIGDLELDETLTSREMINTELREVLDVATDKWGSKVVRVEIQKIEPPQDIVEAMSKQMKAERMKRASILEAEGYKQSEIKKSEGDKQATILEAEATAEAIKKKAEADKQASILRAEGEAIAIEKVYNAIHEGNPDDGLIAIKYLESLEKIADGKASKIFLPLESSGVLGSVAGISELFKDNKE; encoded by the coding sequence ATGTTATTTGAATTGTTACTGATAATTATTGTTTTAGTGATTTTCGGTCTTAAGTCAGTAAAGATACTGAGGCCTTATGAGAAGGGAGTAATCGAAAGGCTGGGTAAATACAACCGTACTGCTGATAGCGGGATTGTTCTTCTGATTCCGTTTATAGAAAAAATCGTCAAGGTCGATTTGAGGGAGCAGGTAGTTGATGTGCCGCCTCAGGAAGTTATTACAAAGGACAACACCGTAGTTGTCGTTGACTGCGTAATCTTTTACGAGGTAGTGGATGCATTTAACGCAACGTATAATGTTGTCAATTTCTATCAGGCGATAACCAAGCTCGCCCAGACAAATCTGAGAAACATCATAGGGGATTTGGAGCTCGATGAGACATTGACTTCCCGTGAAATGATCAACACCGAATTGCGTGAAGTTCTCGACGTTGCAACCGACAAATGGGGAAGCAAGGTTGTCCGTGTTGAAATTCAAAAAATCGAACCTCCTCAGGATATCGTTGAAGCCATGAGTAAGCAGATGAAGGCTGAAAGGATGAAAAGGGCATCCATACTTGAGGCTGAAGGTTACAAGCAATCCGAAATCAAAAAGTCCGAAGGGGATAAGCAGGCAACCATTCTTGAAGCTGAAGCTACAGCGGAAGCCATTAAAAAGAAAGCCGAAGCGGACAAGCAGGCATCAATTTTACGTGCTGAAGGGGAAGCGATAGCTATTGAAAAGGTTTACAATGCCATTCATGAAGGAAATCCCGATGACGGTCTGATAGCTATCAAGTATCTGGAGTCTTTAGAAAAGATTGCAGATGGTAAGGCTTCCAAAATATTCCTGCCTCTTGAATCAAGCGGTGTTTTAGGTTCAGTTGCCGGAATATCTGAATTGTTCAAGGATAATAAGGAATAA
- a CDS encoding NfeD family protein, with the protein MDVMIWIFIAIMFVIFELMTNTFVLICFSAASLASAILNYFGFDLNVQIIGFIAVAAVLILATRKFSDSLHPVNDRKVMADRLIGKKAEVFKKTDKNTFIVRVEGEEWSAHSNDSIEVGDIVKVVGINSIILIIEKED; encoded by the coding sequence ATGGATGTCATGATTTGGATTTTCATAGCTATAATGTTTGTCATTTTTGAATTGATGACTAATACATTCGTTTTAATATGTTTCAGTGCAGCTTCGCTTGCATCAGCCATTTTAAACTATTTCGGGTTTGATTTGAATGTGCAGATTATTGGCTTCATTGCAGTTGCAGCCGTGCTGATTTTAGCGACGAGGAAATTTTCAGACTCTCTGCATCCCGTTAATGACAGGAAGGTCATGGCAGACCGCCTTATAGGTAAAAAGGCTGAAGTATTCAAAAAAACAGACAAGAATACTTTCATAGTCCGTGTAGAGGGTGAAGAATGGTCAGCACATTCCAACGATTCAATTGAAGTTGGAGATATAGTAAAAGTCGTAGGCATCAATAGCATTATTTTAATTATTGAAAAGGAGGATTGA
- a CDS encoding acetylornithine transaminase: protein MNTQELIKIEDDYFINTFTRQPVILDHGEGVKVTDIDGNEYIDMFAGIAVNALGHNHPKLVKAIQDQAKKLIHVSSIYYNEPALIYAKRLVDLTSFDRIFYANSGAEANEGAIKLAVKYTGKSEVISTVDSFHGRTIMTLAATGHEEYHEPFKAVMPQGFINVPYNDIEAIKEAITENTAAIIVEPIQGEGGVNVPDIEYLKEIEKICHEKDIVFIVDEVQTGFGRCGKLFAHELFDVKPDIMTMAKGIGGGVPMGAILATEKVAGAFVPGDHGTTFGGGPLVCAAANAILDAFEEENILDNVNEVGDYFISELKKLDKEVIADVRGKGLMVGLELTEPGAKYVDKLREKGFLINCTADKVLRFVPPLIITKEEIDQFVKALDETL, encoded by the coding sequence ATGAATACTCAAGAATTAATTAAGATTGAAGACGATTATTTCATTAACACTTTCACAAGACAACCTGTCATTTTGGATCATGGTGAAGGGGTTAAAGTCACTGATATTGACGGAAATGAATACATTGACATGTTTGCAGGAATTGCAGTTAACGCATTGGGCCACAATCACCCTAAATTAGTTAAGGCAATTCAAGACCAGGCTAAAAAGCTCATTCACGTTTCAAGCATCTATTACAATGAGCCTGCATTGATTTATGCCAAAAGACTGGTGGACTTAACCAGCTTTGACAGAATATTTTATGCAAACAGCGGCGCTGAAGCAAATGAAGGAGCCATAAAATTAGCTGTCAAATACACAGGCAAAAGCGAAGTAATATCAACAGTCGATTCATTCCATGGAAGAACGATAATGACTCTTGCCGCAACAGGCCATGAGGAATATCACGAACCTTTCAAGGCAGTCATGCCACAGGGATTCATTAATGTCCCTTACAATGACATTGAAGCCATTAAGGAAGCGATTACCGAAAACACCGCTGCAATCATCGTCGAACCTATTCAGGGTGAAGGCGGCGTTAACGTTCCGGATATCGAATACCTGAAGGAAATCGAGAAAATCTGTCATGAAAAGGACATCGTATTCATTGTCGATGAGGTTCAAACGGGCTTTGGAAGATGTGGAAAATTATTCGCTCATGAGCTCTTTGACGTTAAGCCTGACATAATGACAATGGCTAAGGGAATCGGCGGAGGAGTGCCTATGGGAGCAATCCTTGCAACTGAAAAGGTAGCCGGCGCTTTCGTTCCTGGTGATCATGGAACAACCTTCGGTGGAGGACCATTGGTCTGTGCAGCTGCAAATGCGATTTTAGATGCATTTGAAGAGGAAAATATTTTGGATAATGTAAATGAAGTCGGGGATTACTTTATCAGTGAACTTAAAAAGCTTGATAAGGAAGTAATTGCTGATGTAAGGGGCAAAGGACTTATGGTAGGTCTGGAATTAACCGAACCTGGCGCCAAATACGTTGACAAACTCCGTGAAAAAGGATTTTTAATCAACTGTACCGCAGATAAGGTCTTAAGATTCGTACCGCCTTTAATCATTACCAAAGAAGAAATCGACCAGTTCGTTAAAGCTTTAGATGAAACACTCTAA
- a CDS encoding peptidylprolyl isomerase produces the protein MKVAIIETDKGNIELELFPNEAPGTVANFEKLANEGFYDGLTFHRVIPDFVIQGGCPVGNGTGGPGYTIKCETEGNPHKHGTGALSMAHAGKDTGGSQFFITHSPQPHLDGVHTVFGQVIKGQDVVNAIQQGDKMNKVYIEER, from the coding sequence ATGAAAGTCGCAATAATTGAAACTGATAAAGGCAATATTGAATTGGAATTATTCCCGAATGAAGCACCGGGCACTGTAGCCAACTTTGAAAAGCTTGCAAATGAAGGATTCTACGACGGATTGACATTCCACAGAGTAATACCTGACTTTGTAATTCAGGGCGGATGTCCAGTCGGAAACGGTACCGGCGGACCGGGATACACCATCAAATGTGAAACTGAAGGAAACCCTCACAAGCACGGAACCGGCGCATTGTCCATGGCACATGCCGGAAAAGACACCGGAGGAAGCCAATTCTTCATTACACACTCCCCGCAACCTCACTTAGATGGAGTGCACACCGTTTTCGGCCAGGTAATTAAAGGCCAGGACGTGGTTAATGCAATCCAGCAAGGGGACAAAATGAATAAAGTTTACATTGAAGAAAGGTAA
- a CDS encoding MFS transporter — translation MEKKNLILLICTVLSFFTVFAVNAVMVVIPSIASEFHMSNIVQNWITIIFLLVVAVMSVPAGQISAKYGLKKVTILSIILFIIISIVNVLVTSSEEFLACRFILGISLSFINVTSMAMVVSAFRPEERGKALGINITGVYIGLSLSPVLGGIINYQLGWRFVVLFGVPFLFVILALLLTKIDDEWITFENIPLDIKGSLSYGIGMVLFMYGFTILNTLLGVILTVLGIIILVIFGMIELKQSHPVFDIRFFKNRKFLSSNFASLCAYLATFAVTTILNYHLQYIKGFDSQYAGIILLVAPLCQVVLAPIAGRLSDRYVPQILAAIGMSLGTVSLILFSFLGYETSLEYLVVSMVLYGVGFGLFSPPNTNVIMSSVPPKDTSVASAAVSTMRTVGQAMSIGILTLVFAFVMGNVPIVEEYYPLLIYSCQITCLICVGLCLASVFASLVGIKSD, via the coding sequence ATGGAAAAGAAAAATTTAATCCTATTGATTTGTACGGTATTGTCCTTTTTTACGGTTTTTGCGGTTAATGCAGTCATGGTTGTAATTCCGTCAATAGCCAGTGAATTTCACATGAGCAACATCGTCCAGAACTGGATTACAATTATCTTTCTTTTAGTTGTTGCTGTAATGTCCGTTCCTGCAGGACAGATTTCGGCAAAATACGGACTTAAAAAGGTAACAATTCTAAGCATCATTCTTTTTATCATAATTTCTATTGTAAATGTCCTGGTTACTTCTTCTGAAGAGTTTTTGGCGTGCCGTTTCATTTTGGGAATATCATTGTCATTCATTAACGTCACTTCTATGGCTATGGTTGTATCTGCCTTCAGGCCTGAAGAGCGCGGAAAGGCACTGGGAATCAACATCACCGGAGTCTACATCGGTTTATCTCTATCTCCGGTTCTTGGAGGAATCATTAATTATCAGTTAGGCTGGAGATTCGTGGTTTTATTCGGAGTTCCGTTCCTCTTTGTGATTCTGGCTCTGCTTTTAACAAAAATCGATGATGAATGGATCACCTTTGAAAACATTCCTTTAGACATAAAAGGGTCTTTATCATATGGAATCGGAATGGTACTGTTCATGTATGGCTTTACGATACTTAATACCTTGTTGGGAGTCATATTAACCGTTTTGGGTATTATAATCCTTGTAATTTTTGGAATGATAGAGCTGAAACAAAGCCATCCGGTATTCGACATAAGGTTTTTTAAAAACCGCAAGTTCCTATCTTCTAATTTCGCTTCACTGTGTGCCTATCTGGCCACTTTTGCAGTAACAACGATTTTAAACTATCATCTGCAGTATATCAAAGGCTTTGATTCACAGTATGCCGGGATAATTCTTCTTGTTGCGCCCTTATGTCAGGTAGTGCTTGCACCGATTGCAGGAAGACTGTCTGACAGGTACGTCCCACAGATTCTGGCAGCCATTGGAATGTCACTGGGTACGGTTTCACTTATACTGTTCTCCTTTTTGGGCTATGAAACATCCCTTGAATATCTTGTAGTGTCAATGGTGCTTTACGGCGTTGGATTCGGACTCTTTTCACCTCCGAATACGAACGTTATAATGAGTTCAGTTCCGCCGAAAGACACTTCCGTAGCCTCAGCAGCCGTTTCAACAATGCGTACGGTCGGCCAGGCGATGAGTATCGGAATATTGACTCTGGTGTTTGCCTTTGTAATGGGAAACGTTCCGATTGTTGAAGAGTATTATCCTCTGCTGATTTATTCCTGTCAGATAACCTGCTTAATCTGTGTAGGGTTATGCTTGGCATCCGTTTTCGCTTCACTTGTGGGAATTAAGTCTGACTAG
- a CDS encoding DNA glycosylase: protein MIIKAPIDLELTQISGQTSQPPWICKDNVFTDVVCVDGEYSIFSVRQSDDFLDFTYTGNATEKAALENVKKIYDLDFDLPRFYDYLDGHDELREMSKFCNGLRLFQAKDPFECIISSICSANNSIKRWTRSISDMKMKWGRNFNDYYTFPDIETLQKIYLDDEDELSKCGCVNDNNLKCCGVGYRAEYMRKASEIFSLEIDLSEIPKMSYDEAFETVLKVPGVGPKVADCILLYGFGFKEAFPSDVWIKRIVSHLYFGGKDIKVEKVREFGMEEFGDYAGYVQLYMFHYARKSGLMEKLK from the coding sequence ATGATAATCAAAGCTCCAATTGACTTAGAATTAACCCAGATTTCCGGTCAGACTTCACAGCCTCCATGGATTTGTAAGGATAATGTTTTCACCGATGTGGTTTGTGTAGACGGCGAATATTCTATTTTCAGTGTCAGGCAAAGCGATGATTTTCTGGATTTCACTTACACTGGAAATGCAACTGAAAAGGCAGCTTTAGAGAATGTCAAAAAAATCTATGATCTGGACTTTGATTTGCCTAGGTTTTATGATTACCTTGACGGTCATGATGAGTTAAGGGAAATGTCAAAGTTCTGCAACGGATTAAGGCTTTTTCAGGCAAAAGACCCATTCGAATGCATAATATCTTCAATATGCTCAGCCAACAATTCAATAAAGCGCTGGACAAGGTCCATAAGCGATATGAAAATGAAATGGGGTCGAAATTTCAACGATTACTATACTTTTCCTGATATCGAAACTTTGCAAAAAATTTACTTGGATGACGAAGATGAGCTTTCAAAGTGCGGATGTGTCAATGACAACAACCTTAAGTGCTGCGGAGTAGGATACAGGGCAGAATACATGAGAAAGGCAAGTGAAATTTTTTCACTTGAAATAGACCTTTCGGAAATTCCTAAAATGTCTTATGACGAGGCATTTGAAACTGTTTTAAAAGTGCCCGGCGTCGGACCTAAGGTGGCAGACTGCATACTCCTTTACGGATTCGGTTTTAAAGAGGCTTTTCCAAGTGATGTGTGGATAAAACGCATAGTGTCCCATTTATACTTCGGTGGAAAGGACATAAAGGTCGAAAAGGTAAGGGAATTCGGAATGGAAGAATTTGGCGATTATGCAGGATATGTCCAGCTGTACATGTTCCATTATGCACGCAAATCAGGCCTGATGGAAAAGTTAAAATAA
- the hisF gene encoding imidazole glycerol phosphate synthase subunit HisF — MLTKRIIPCLDCDLQVPEGRVVKGVEFKEIKYAGNPVELATRYYEEGADEVVVLDITASHERRATMADVIDRLTENVFMPICVGGGIRKVDDYIKMLKAGADKCSTNTAAIKNPELLTEASKVVGSQAVVIGIDAKRRYVDHPDDAKDKIVIETEKGYCWFDSSIYGGREFTGIDAIAWACECQDRGAGEILLTSMDGDGTQAGYDIELNKAINDAVDIPVIASGGVGEPKDILDVFEKTDVSAALAASIFHFNQYSIGEVKKYLKDNNVAVRL, encoded by the coding sequence ATGTTGACCAAAAGAATTATTCCATGTCTGGACTGTGATTTGCAGGTTCCCGAGGGAAGGGTTGTAAAGGGCGTTGAATTTAAGGAAATCAAGTATGCAGGAAACCCTGTAGAGCTTGCAACCCGCTACTATGAGGAAGGGGCAGACGAGGTTGTCGTTTTAGACATTACTGCATCCCATGAAAGGCGTGCCACAATGGCTGATGTTATCGACAGGCTCACCGAAAACGTATTCATGCCTATTTGCGTCGGCGGAGGAATCAGGAAAGTCGATGACTACATCAAGATGCTTAAGGCCGGAGCGGACAAATGCTCAACGAACACCGCAGCCATCAAAAACCCCGAGTTATTAACTGAGGCTTCTAAGGTTGTAGGTTCACAGGCCGTAGTCATAGGAATCGATGCCAAAAGAAGGTATGTTGACCATCCCGATGACGCTAAAGACAAAATAGTCATAGAAACCGAAAAGGGATACTGCTGGTTTGACTCAAGCATCTACGGCGGACGTGAATTCACGGGAATTGATGCGATTGCATGGGCATGCGAGTGTCAGGACCGTGGAGCCGGAGAAATCCTTTTGACCAGTATGGACGGCGACGGAACCCAGGCGGGATATGACATTGAATTGAACAAGGCGATTAATGATGCGGTTGACATTCCGGTTATTGCAAGCGGAGGCGTCGGCGAGCCTAAAGACATTCTTGACGTATTTGAAAAGACAGACGTTTCAGCGGCTCTAGCAGCCAGTATTTTCCATTTCAACCAGTATTCAATCGGCGAAGTTAAAAAATACTTGAAAGACAATAACGTGGCAGTCAGATTATGA
- a CDS encoding preprotein translocase subunit Sec61beta: MAKKDNKISMPQTGAGLVRYFDEESVGPKLSPEHVVVLTIILAIFCFVLRFSA, translated from the coding sequence ATGGCAAAAAAAGATAATAAGATTTCAATGCCTCAAACTGGTGCTGGTTTGGTAAGGTATTTTGATGAAGAAAGTGTAGGTCCAAAACTTTCTCCAGAGCACGTTGTAGTTTTAACTATTATTTTAGCTATATTCTGTTTCGTTTTAAGATTCTCAGCTTAA
- the cobT gene encoding nicotinate mononucleotide-dependent phosphoribosyltransferase CobT translates to MIDGITTYGSEELMEYLAKVIDPVFVCTIGTTETSLIPGLSGAGASPELTEYTPAADAEIMVLGHVECMDEIPQTVVGKAAAPTPSMLTKASLEIADIPFTIVDAGCKIKPSIECNRLGNEYGRDIRTGKGVLNPLEIYENARELGAELARRHPMLIIGESIAAGTTTALGVLRALNYDANEKVSGSMPHNPHDLKTKVVDEGLKNAGLNPETDNIDGLQAIGAVGDPILAAVSGLVLGADGQIPIILAGGTQMAAVCAVVKSIKPSFDFSRINLATTVFVVGDETADLLGLLKQIDEDITLHSVDPKFDESEHEGLRNYLDGFVKEGAGAGGAMFTALARGVPVEKLRRKIEKTCS, encoded by the coding sequence ATGATTGATGGAATTACCACTTACGGATCCGAGGAACTGATGGAATACCTGGCAAAGGTAATCGACCCGGTTTTCGTCTGCACCATCGGAACTACCGAAACCTCACTGATTCCAGGTCTTTCCGGTGCGGGAGCATCCCCCGAACTGACGGAATACACTCCGGCTGCAGATGCTGAAATTATGGTTTTGGGCCACGTCGAGTGCATGGATGAAATTCCGCAGACCGTTGTCGGAAAGGCCGCAGCACCGACTCCGTCCATGCTTACAAAGGCTTCACTGGAAATTGCAGACATTCCATTTACGATTGTGGATGCGGGATGTAAAATCAAGCCCAGCATAGAATGCAACAGGCTTGGAAACGAATACGGAAGGGACATCAGAACCGGAAAAGGTGTTTTAAACCCATTGGAAATATATGAAAACGCCCGTGAATTGGGTGCTGAGCTTGCAAGGCGCCATCCGATGCTGATAATCGGTGAAAGCATTGCCGCCGGAACAACGACCGCACTGGGGGTCCTGAGAGCTTTAAACTATGACGCAAACGAGAAGGTAAGCGGAAGCATGCCCCACAATCCACATGATTTAAAAACGAAAGTAGTGGATGAGGGACTTAAAAACGCAGGATTAAATCCTGAAACCGACAATATCGACGGTCTTCAGGCAATAGGTGCCGTGGGTGATCCTATTCTTGCCGCCGTATCCGGACTGGTTTTGGGAGCTGACGGACAGATTCCTATAATTTTAGCAGGCGGAACTCAGATGGCTGCGGTATGCGCTGTCGTAAAATCAATCAAGCCTTCATTTGACTTTTCAAGAATCAACCTTGCAACGACCGTCTTTGTCGTGGGCGATGAGACAGCCGATTTGCTCGGCCTTTTAAAGCAGATTGACGAGGACATTACTCTTCACTCCGTTGACCCTAAATTTGATGAATCCGAGCATGAAGGACTCAGAAATTATCTTGACGGCTTTGTAAAGGAAGGTGCAGGTGCCGGAGGAGCGATGTTTACCGCTTTGGCTCGCGGAGTACCCGTTGAAAAATTAAGAAGAAAAATAGAAAAAACATGTAGTTAA